One genomic region from Pseudorca crassidens isolate mPseCra1 chromosome 11, mPseCra1.hap1, whole genome shotgun sequence encodes:
- the GALNT4 gene encoding polypeptide N-acetylgalactosaminyltransferase 4 encodes MRIRMAVRWTWAGKSCLLLALLTVAYLLVELSVSTLHASPGAGLTRERGPRQLSDSGEKAVDLSRPLYEKPPADSHALGEWGKASTLQLKEGELKQQEELIERYAINIYLSDRISLHRHIEDKRMYECKSKKFNYRRLPTTSVIVAFYNEAWSTLLRTIHSVLETSPAVLLKEIILVDDLSDRVYLKTQLETYISNLDRVRLIRTNKREGLVRARLIGATFATGDVLTFLDCHCECNTGWLEPLLERIAKDETAIVCPVIDTIDWNTFEFYMQTGEPMIGGFDWRLTFQWHSVPKHERERRKSRIDPIRSPTMAGGLFAVSKKYFQYLGTYDTGMEVWGGENLELSFRVWQCGGKLEIHPCSHVGHVFPKRAPYARPNFLQNTARAAEVWMDGYKEHFYNRNPPARKEAYGDISERKLLRERLRCKSFDWYLKNVFSNLHVPEDRPGWHGAIRSIGISSECLDYNSPDNNPTGANLSLFGCHGQGGNQFFEYTSNKEIRFNSVTELCAEVPEQKSHVGMQNCPRDGFPVPANIIWYFKEDGTIFHPHSGLCLSAYRTPEGRPDVQMRTCDALDKNQIWKFEK; translated from the coding sequence ATGAGGATCCGGATGGCCGTGAGGTGGACGTGGGCAGGCAAAAGCTGCCTGCTGCTGGCGCTTTTAACAGTGGCCTATCTCCTGGTGGAACTCTCCGTCTCCACTCTCCATGCCTCCCCAGGAGCCGGCCTTACCAGGGAGCGGGGCCCAAGACAGCTCTCAGACTCCGGGGAGAAAGCAGTGGATTTGTCTCGACCGCTTTATGAGAAGCCCCCTGCAGATTCCCATGCActtggggagtgggggaaggccAGCACACTCCAGCTCAAGGAGGGTGAACTGAAGCAGCAAGAAGAACTCATTGAGAGATATGCCATTAATATTTACCTCAGTGACAGGATTTCCCTGCACCGCCACATAGAGGATAAAAGAATGTATGAGTGTAAATCCAAGAAATTTAACTATAGGAGACTTCCCACCACTTCTGTTATCGTTGCTTTCTATAATGAAGCCTGGTCGACTTTGCTCCGCACCATCCACAGTGTTTTAGAAACTTCTCCTGCAGTCCTTTTGAAGGAGATCATCTTAGTCGATGACTTGAGCGACAGAGTTTATTTGAAGACACAACTTGAAACTTATATCAGCAATCTCGATAGAGTCCGCTTGATTAGAACAAATAAGCGGGAGGGGCTGGTTAGGGCCCGTCTGATTGGGGCCACTTTTGCCACTGGGGATGTCCTCACTTTCCTGGATTGTCACTGTGAGTGTAATACTGGTTGGCTGGAGCCACTTTTGGAAAGGATTGCTAAAGATGAAACAGCAATTGTTTGTCCTGTTATAGACACCATTGATTGGAATACTTTTGAATTCTATATGCAGACTGGGGAGCCCATGATTGGTGGGTTTGACTGGCGTCTAACGTTCCAGTGGCATTCTGTCCCCAAACAtgaaagggagaggaggaaatcGAGAATTGACCCAATCAGATCACCCACCATGGCTGGAGGACTGTTTGCTGTcagcaaaaaatattttcagtaccTTGGAACTTATGACACTGGGATGGAAGTGTGGGGAGGTGAAAATCTGGAGCTGTCTTTTAGGGTGTGGCAGTGTGGAGGTAAACTGGAGATCCACCCCTGTTCTCACGTGGGCCACGTTTTCCCCAAGCGGGCGCCATATGCTCGGCCCAATTTCCTGCAGAATACTGCTCGGGCAGCGGAAGTGTGGATGGACGGGTACAAAGAGCATTTCTACAATCGAAACCCTCCAGCAAGGAAAGAAGCTTATGGCGATATTTCTGAAAGAAAGTTATTACGAGAACGGCTGAGGTGCAAGAGCTTCGACTGgtatttgaaaaatgtgttttctaattTACATGTTCCAGAGGATAGGCCAGGCTGGCACGGAGCTATTCGCAGTATTGGGATCTCTTCTGAATGTTTAGATTATAATTCTCCTGACAACAACCCCACAGGTGCTAACCTTTCACTGTTTGGATGCCATGGTCAAGGAGGCAATCAATTCTTTGAATATACTTCGAACAAAGAAATAAGGTTTAATTCAGTGACAGAGTTATGTGCAGAGGTTCCTGAGCAAAAAAGTCAcgtgggaatgcaaaattgtcCCAGAGATGGGTTTCCTGTTCCAGCAAACATTATTTGGTATTTTAAAGAAGATGGAACCATTTTTCATCCCCACTCAGGACTGTGTCTTAGTGCTTACCGGACACCTGAGGGCCGACCTGATGTTCAAATGAGAACTTGTGATGCTCTAGATAAAAATCAAATCTGGAAGTTTGAGAAATAG